One window of Deinococcus metalli genomic DNA carries:
- the dnaA gene encoding chromosomal replication initiator protein DnaA produces the protein MLGYVRRNISEVEYHTWFAPVKNLGVQEGSLVLGVRNSFAQEWFRKHYLELLEDALRSLGAEHPQVSFQVLPAQQEAMLLPSDPPPPPPGRPPAERSPAAPPADNRKSLNPKYTFENFVVGPNNNLAHAAALAVAESPGKAYNPLFIYGDVGLGKTHLMHAVGHYMAERFPEKRIEYVSTESFTNDLINAIRDDKMTQFRNRYRSVDLLLVDDIQFLAGKERTQEEFFHTFNALYENHKQIILSSDRPPKDIQTLESRLRSRFEWGLITDIQSPEFETRVAILKMNAEHNRIDIPQDVLELIARQVTANIRELEGALMRVVAFASLNNVPFSRAVAAKALSNVFAPQEVKVEMIDVLRQVASHYNMPPDVIRGSGRVREVVVPRQVAQYLIRELTDHSLPEIGQFFGRDHSTVMHAISKVTEMLGKDVEITTSVNTLRRKMQGLEEEGLDA, from the coding sequence GTGCTGGGGTACGTCCGCAGAAACATTTCAGAAGTCGAGTACCACACGTGGTTCGCACCGGTGAAGAACCTGGGCGTACAGGAGGGCTCGCTGGTGCTGGGCGTGCGGAATTCTTTTGCGCAGGAGTGGTTCCGCAAGCACTATCTGGAGCTGCTGGAGGACGCCCTGCGCTCGCTGGGCGCCGAGCACCCGCAGGTGAGTTTCCAGGTGCTGCCTGCGCAGCAAGAAGCCATGCTGCTGCCCAGCGATCCGCCGCCGCCCCCGCCGGGCCGTCCGCCGGCCGAGCGGTCGCCGGCCGCGCCGCCCGCGGACAACCGCAAGAGCCTGAACCCGAAGTACACCTTCGAGAACTTCGTGGTCGGCCCGAACAACAACCTCGCGCACGCGGCGGCCCTGGCGGTCGCGGAGTCGCCGGGCAAGGCCTACAACCCCCTGTTCATCTACGGGGACGTCGGCCTGGGCAAGACCCACCTGATGCACGCGGTGGGCCATTACATGGCCGAACGCTTCCCGGAAAAGCGCATCGAGTACGTCTCAACCGAGTCCTTTACAAACGACCTGATCAACGCGATCCGCGACGACAAGATGACGCAGTTCCGCAACCGCTACCGCTCGGTGGACCTGCTGCTGGTCGACGACATCCAGTTCCTGGCCGGCAAGGAGCGCACGCAGGAGGAGTTCTTCCACACCTTCAACGCGCTCTACGAAAACCACAAGCAGATCATCCTGAGTTCCGACCGGCCGCCGAAGGACATCCAGACGCTGGAATCCCGGCTGCGCAGCCGCTTCGAATGGGGCCTGATCACGGATATCCAGTCGCCGGAGTTCGAGACGCGGGTGGCGATCCTGAAGATGAATGCCGAGCACAACCGCATCGACATCCCGCAGGACGTGCTGGAGTTGATCGCCCGGCAGGTCACGGCCAACATCCGCGAGCTGGAGGGTGCACTGATGCGCGTAGTGGCCTTCGCCAGCCTGAACAACGTGCCGTTCTCCCGCGCGGTGGCGGCCAAGGCGCTGTCGAACGTGTTCGCGCCGCAGGAGGTCAAGGTCGAGATGATCGACGTGCTGCGGCAGGTGGCGTCGCACTACAACATGCCGCCGGACGTGATCCGCGGCAGCGGCCGCGTCCGCGAGGTCGTGGTGCCGCGTCAGGTCGCGCAGTACCTGATCCGGGAGCTCACGGATCACTCGCTGCCGGAGATCGGGCAGTTCTTCGGACGCGACCACTCCACAGTCATGCACGCCATCAGCAAGGTCACGGAAATGCTCGGCAAGGACGTGGAGATCACCACCTCCGTGAACACCCTGCGCCGCAAGATGCAGGGCCTGGAAGAGGAAGGGCTGGACGCATAA
- the dnaN gene encoding DNA polymerase III subunit beta encodes MKANVTKKTLSEGLGLLERVIPSRSSNPLLTTLKVEASEAGLTLSGTNLEIDLSCFVPAEVQQPMDFVIPAHLFAQIVRNLGGELVELEITGNELAVRSGGSDFKLQTGDLSAYPPLSFPEHADVSLNAEELSRAFSSVRYAASNEAFQAVFRGIKLEHRPEGARVVASDGYRVAIRDFPADGAGRNLIIPARSVDELIRVLKDGEARFTYGDGLLSVTTDRVRMNLKLLDGDFPDYERVIPKDIKLQVTLPATALKEAVNRVAVLADKNANNRVEFLVSEGKLRLAAEGDYGRAQDTLDVTQGGVEPAMSLAFNARHVLDALGPIEGEAELLFSGSTSPAIFRASGGGGYMAVMVTLRV; translated from the coding sequence ATGAAAGCGAACGTCACCAAAAAAACCCTGAGTGAGGGACTCGGTCTCCTGGAACGCGTCATCCCCAGCCGCAGCAGCAACCCCCTGCTGACCACGTTGAAAGTCGAGGCGAGCGAGGCGGGACTGACGCTGAGCGGCACGAATCTGGAGATCGACCTGTCGTGCTTCGTGCCCGCAGAAGTGCAGCAGCCGATGGACTTCGTGATTCCCGCCCACTTGTTCGCCCAGATCGTGCGCAACCTCGGCGGCGAACTCGTTGAACTCGAGATCACCGGCAACGAACTCGCGGTGCGCTCCGGCGGCTCGGACTTCAAACTCCAGACCGGCGACCTGAGCGCGTACCCGCCTCTAAGCTTCCCCGAGCACGCCGACGTGAGCCTGAACGCCGAGGAACTGTCGCGCGCGTTCTCCAGCGTGCGCTACGCCGCGAGCAATGAGGCGTTCCAGGCGGTCTTCCGCGGCATCAAGCTCGAGCACCGGCCCGAGGGCGCGCGCGTCGTCGCCTCAGACGGGTACCGCGTGGCGATCCGCGACTTTCCTGCCGACGGCGCAGGCCGCAACCTGATCATCCCCGCGCGCTCCGTCGACGAACTCATCCGGGTGCTCAAAGACGGCGAAGCGCGTTTCACCTACGGCGACGGCCTGCTGAGCGTCACCACGGACCGCGTCCGCATGAACCTCAAGCTGCTCGACGGCGATTTCCCGGACTACGAGCGCGTGATCCCCAAGGACATCAAGCTCCAGGTCACGCTGCCCGCCACCGCCCTCAAGGAAGCCGTGAACCGTGTGGCCGTACTGGCCGACAAGAACGCGAACAACCGCGTCGAGTTCCTGGTGTCCGAGGGCAAGCTGCGCCTCGCGGCCGAGGGAGACTACGGCCGCGCGCAGGACACGCTGGACGTCACGCAGGGAGGCGTGGAACCGGCCATGAGCCTCGCCTTCAACGCCCGCCACGTGCTCGACGCCCTGGGGCCGATCGAGGGGGAAGCGGAGCTGCTGTTCTCGGGCTCCACCAGCCCCGCCATCTTCCGCGCGAGCGGCGGGGGCGGGTACATGGCCGTGATGGTCACGCTGCGCGTCTGA
- the eno gene encoding phosphopyruvate hydratase — protein sequence MNIDKVIAREVLDSRGNPTVEAEVHLDSGATGRAIVPSGASTGTHEALELRDGDKGRYLGKGVQKAVANVNDVLGKAIVGLDASSQSAIDAALMDTDGTPNKGKLGGNAILAVSLATARAAADELGMPLYRYLGGSNAKTLPVPMMNVINGGAHADNSVDFQEFMVMPVGAPTFREALRYGAEVFHTLKKVLSGKGYNTNVGDEGGFAPDLKSNEEALSVLLEAIEKAGYEPGKDIAIALDPAVTELYKDGSYHLESEGRVLSTAEMVDFWADWASRYPIVSIEDGLAEDDWDGWAQLTAKIGDRVQLVGDDLFVTNPERLQRGIDSKVGNAILVKVNQIGSLTESMDAIELAKRHHYGTIISHRSGESEDAFIADLAVATNAGQIKTGSASRSDRIAKYNQLLRIEHALGDRAVYPGRKALR from the coding sequence ATGAACATCGACAAAGTGATCGCTCGTGAAGTGCTGGATTCGCGCGGAAATCCGACCGTGGAAGCGGAGGTGCACCTCGACAGTGGTGCCACCGGCCGCGCCATCGTGCCGTCGGGTGCGAGCACCGGAACGCACGAGGCGCTGGAACTGCGGGACGGCGACAAGGGGCGTTACCTGGGCAAGGGCGTGCAGAAGGCCGTGGCGAACGTGAACGACGTGCTGGGCAAGGCCATCGTGGGCCTGGACGCCAGCAGCCAGTCTGCAATCGACGCGGCGCTGATGGACACCGACGGCACGCCCAACAAGGGCAAGCTGGGCGGGAACGCCATTCTGGCCGTGAGCCTGGCCACTGCCCGCGCTGCGGCCGACGAACTCGGCATGCCGCTGTACCGCTACCTGGGCGGCAGCAACGCCAAGACGCTGCCGGTGCCGATGATGAACGTCATCAACGGCGGTGCACACGCCGACAACTCCGTGGACTTCCAGGAGTTCATGGTCATGCCGGTCGGCGCGCCCACCTTCCGCGAGGCGCTGCGCTACGGCGCCGAGGTCTTCCACACCCTCAAGAAGGTGCTGTCCGGCAAGGGGTACAACACCAACGTCGGGGACGAGGGCGGCTTCGCCCCGGACCTCAAGAGCAACGAGGAAGCGCTGAGCGTGCTGCTCGAGGCGATCGAGAAGGCCGGCTACGAGCCCGGCAAGGACATCGCCATCGCGCTGGACCCGGCCGTGACCGAGCTGTATAAAGACGGCAGCTACCACTTGGAGAGCGAGGGCCGCGTGCTCTCGACCGCCGAGATGGTGGACTTCTGGGCCGACTGGGCCAGCCGCTACCCCATCGTGAGCATTGAGGACGGCCTGGCCGAGGACGACTGGGACGGCTGGGCACAGCTGACTGCCAAGATCGGCGACCGCGTGCAACTCGTGGGCGACGACCTGTTCGTCACCAACCCCGAGCGGCTGCAGCGCGGCATCGACTCCAAGGTGGGCAACGCCATTCTGGTGAAGGTCAACCAAATCGGTTCCCTGACCGAGAGCATGGACGCCATCGAGCTCGCCAAGCGCCACCACTACGGCACGATCATCAGCCACCGCAGCGGCGAGTCCGAGGACGCCTTCATCGCGGACCTCGCGGTCGCCACGAACGCTGGGCAGATCAAGACCGGCTCGGCCAGCCGCTCCGACCGCATCGCCAAGTACAACCAGCTGCTGCGCATCGAGCACGCGCTGGGCGACCGCGCGGTGTACCCCGGCCGCAAGGCGCTGCGCTGA
- the pyk gene encoding pyruvate kinase produces MKHFDRATKIVATIGPASRSPEVLGKMLDAGLNVVRMNFSHGNPEDHRQTYDMVRELAAQRGTAIGILQDLQGPKIRVGRFVEGSVTLAPGDTFVITMDDVEGTAERVSSTYKGLAADVHPGMSLLLDDGNMALRVEGVRGNDVTTRVVIGGVLKNNKGINVPEADLSVPALSDKDVQDMEFGAELGVDWVALSFVRSRDDLLLARHYLSRFGSRAKLMAKIEKPQAVDRFEDILKEVDGIMVARGDLGVEMRAEQVPTIQKRIIRMCRELGKPVITATQMLESMINLPRPTRAEASDVANAIYDGTDAVMLSAESAAGLYPVESVAMMDRIAREAEASEHYHLMQQQMIIDTELAQDSIAFAACSIGDKLEAPAIVTFTSTGGAATRIAKYRPSMPVLALTPNETTRNQLALSWGIHPMLSEDPRDTDDMVRIANEELRKSGFADVGDRYVITAGVPFGVRGTTNMLRVERLRENDPTGRR; encoded by the coding sequence ATGAAACATTTCGACCGCGCCACCAAGATCGTCGCCACCATCGGCCCGGCCAGCCGCAGCCCGGAAGTGCTGGGCAAGATGCTGGACGCCGGCCTGAACGTCGTGCGCATGAACTTCAGCCACGGCAATCCCGAAGACCACCGCCAGACCTACGACATGGTGCGTGAACTCGCCGCGCAGCGCGGCACCGCGATCGGCATCCTGCAAGACCTCCAGGGCCCCAAGATCCGCGTGGGCCGATTCGTGGAGGGCAGCGTGACCCTGGCGCCCGGCGACACGTTCGTGATCACCATGGACGACGTCGAGGGCACCGCCGAGCGCGTCAGCTCGACGTATAAGGGCCTGGCGGCCGACGTGCACCCCGGCATGTCGCTGCTGCTCGACGACGGCAACATGGCGCTGCGTGTGGAGGGCGTGCGCGGCAACGACGTGACCACCCGCGTGGTGATCGGCGGCGTGCTGAAGAACAACAAGGGCATCAACGTGCCCGAGGCCGACCTGAGCGTGCCCGCGCTGTCCGACAAGGACGTGCAGGACATGGAGTTCGGTGCGGAACTGGGCGTGGACTGGGTGGCCCTGAGCTTCGTGCGCTCGCGCGACGACCTGCTGCTCGCCCGGCACTACCTGTCGCGCTTCGGCAGCCGCGCCAAGCTGATGGCCAAGATCGAGAAGCCGCAGGCGGTCGACCGCTTCGAGGACATCCTCAAGGAAGTCGACGGCATCATGGTCGCGCGTGGTGACCTGGGCGTGGAGATGCGCGCCGAGCAGGTGCCGACCATCCAGAAGCGCATCATCCGCATGTGCCGCGAGCTGGGCAAGCCCGTGATCACGGCCACGCAGATGCTCGAGAGCATGATCAACCTGCCGCGCCCCACCCGCGCCGAGGCCTCCGACGTGGCGAACGCCATCTACGACGGTACCGACGCCGTGATGCTGTCGGCCGAGTCCGCGGCGGGTCTGTACCCGGTCGAGTCGGTCGCCATGATGGACCGTATCGCCCGCGAGGCCGAGGCCAGCGAGCACTACCACCTGATGCAGCAGCAGATGATCATCGACACCGAGCTCGCCCAGGACTCCATTGCCTTCGCGGCGTGTTCCATCGGTGACAAGCTGGAGGCCCCGGCCATCGTGACCTTCACCAGCACCGGCGGCGCCGCGACCCGCATTGCCAAGTACCGGCCTTCCATGCCGGTGCTGGCCCTGACGCCCAACGAGACGACCCGCAACCAGCTCGCGCTGTCGTGGGGTATCCACCCCATGCTCAGCGAAGACCCGCGCGACACCGACGACATGGTGCGCATCGCCAACGAGGAGCTGCGCAAGTCCGGCTTCGCCGACGTGGGCGACCGTTACGTGATCACGGCGGGCGTGCCCTTCGGCGTGCGCGGCACGACCAACATGCTGCGCGTGGAGCGCCTGCGCGAGAACGACCCGACCGGGCGCCGCTGA
- the tyrS gene encoding tyrosine--tRNA ligase, which translates to MTQTQNTQTTNIRRNVPVDEQLEILRRGVVDLVSEDDLRRKLERGAPLRVKLGADPTRPDLHLGHAVILRKMRQFQDLGHKVIMLIGDFTAMIGDPSGKSKTRPPLTLEQTRENAKSYLEQCRLILRQEPEVLEIRYNGEWLEPMGYADVIRLASRYTVARIMERDDFRKRFEGGVPIAMHELLYPLTQGYDSVALEADVELGGTDQLFNNLVGRALQRDYGQEPQVVITLPLLVGLDGTEKMSKSLDNYIGLTDEPHAMFAGLMKVPDPLLDNYFTLLTDLPRERIEALLAGHPVAAHRELAREVVASLHPGADLDAAQERFRSVARGGIPENIPTVSVPAAELDNSVDTQRISMAKLVVLAGLEPSNGAARKLIQNRGLRVGGETYSDPQGSVPRSDLTREGGVVLQKGKDKFVRVVLGD; encoded by the coding sequence ATGACCCAGACGCAGAACACCCAGACGACCAATATCCGACGGAACGTACCCGTGGACGAACAGCTCGAGATCCTCCGGCGGGGCGTGGTCGACCTGGTCAGCGAGGACGACCTGCGCCGCAAGCTGGAGCGTGGCGCGCCGCTGCGCGTGAAACTAGGCGCCGACCCCACCCGCCCGGACCTGCACCTGGGGCACGCGGTGATCCTGCGCAAGATGCGCCAGTTCCAGGATCTGGGCCACAAGGTCATCATGCTGATCGGGGACTTCACTGCCATGATCGGCGATCCCAGCGGCAAGTCCAAGACGCGCCCGCCGCTGACGCTGGAGCAGACGCGAGAGAACGCCAAGAGCTACCTGGAGCAGTGCCGCCTGATCCTGCGCCAGGAACCCGAGGTGCTGGAGATCCGCTACAACGGCGAGTGGCTCGAGCCCATGGGCTACGCGGACGTGATCCGGTTGGCCAGCCGCTACACCGTCGCGCGGATCATGGAGCGCGACGACTTCCGCAAGCGTTTCGAGGGCGGCGTGCCCATCGCCATGCACGAACTGCTGTACCCGCTGACGCAGGGCTACGACTCGGTGGCGCTGGAGGCGGACGTGGAACTGGGCGGCACGGACCAGCTGTTCAACAACCTGGTGGGCCGCGCGCTGCAACGCGACTACGGGCAGGAGCCGCAGGTCGTGATAACCCTGCCGCTGCTGGTCGGCCTGGACGGCACCGAGAAGATGTCCAAGAGCCTGGACAACTACATCGGCCTGACGGACGAGCCGCACGCGATGTTCGCCGGCCTGATGAAGGTGCCGGACCCCCTGCTGGACAACTACTTCACGCTGCTGACCGACCTGCCCCGCGAGCGCATCGAGGCGCTGCTGGCCGGACACCCGGTCGCCGCGCACCGCGAACTCGCCCGCGAGGTCGTGGCGTCCCTGCACCCGGGCGCCGACCTGGACGCCGCCCAGGAGCGCTTCCGCAGCGTGGCCAGGGGCGGCATTCCCGAGAACATTCCCACCGTGTCTGTGCCGGCGGCCGAACTGGACAACAGCGTGGACACCCAGCGCATCAGCATGGCGAAACTCGTCGTGCTGGCGGGGCTGGAACCCAGCAACGGCGCGGCCAGGAAACTGATCCAGAACCGCGGCCTGCGCGTGGGCGGCGAGACCTATTCCGATCCTCAGGGCAGCGTGCCGCGCAGCGACCTGACCCGCGAGGGCGGCGTCGTGCTCCAGAAGGGCAAGGACAAGTTCGTGCGCGTGGTGCTGGGCGACTAG
- a CDS encoding pentapeptide repeat-containing protein, with protein sequence MPTPPPDPDTVLAVERQRTEQEQERTERAREKEKTGRLKAFLDVVPILATLVTVLIALFSALQSQAQYRDTQAANRFQSAVEMLAGSDLTTRVGGIALLGQVAQSSAERREIAVRLLAAYMRVNSPVTQAGRRAAVNEEPAAEEARAVFAALAFRGDVSNVDMGRISARNLMFSSADFRGLIFSRSDLSGGLFDGANFADVPFRGATLRSVTFRGAILTNAAFESADVTGSNFRSANLSGADLSGVTDLTSAMLAGATTDSRTKLPSGITVPAASSEAPPPAQP encoded by the coding sequence GTGCCTACACCTCCTCCCGATCCTGACACCGTGCTGGCCGTCGAGCGGCAGCGCACCGAGCAGGAGCAGGAACGCACCGAGAGGGCGCGCGAGAAGGAGAAGACCGGCCGCCTGAAGGCCTTTCTGGACGTCGTGCCGATCCTGGCGACGCTGGTCACGGTGCTGATCGCGCTGTTCAGCGCCCTGCAGTCCCAGGCGCAGTACCGCGACACCCAGGCCGCCAACCGCTTCCAGAGCGCCGTGGAGATGCTGGCCGGCAGCGACCTGACCACTCGCGTGGGCGGCATCGCGCTTCTGGGGCAGGTGGCGCAGAGCAGCGCCGAGCGGCGCGAGATCGCGGTGCGGCTGCTCGCGGCATACATGCGCGTGAACAGCCCGGTCACGCAGGCGGGACGCCGGGCGGCCGTGAACGAGGAACCGGCGGCCGAGGAGGCCCGCGCGGTGTTTGCCGCCCTGGCCTTCCGCGGCGACGTAAGCAACGTGGACATGGGCCGCATCAGCGCCCGCAACCTGATGTTCAGCTCTGCGGACTTTCGCGGGCTGATCTTCTCGCGCAGCGACCTCAGCGGCGGCCTGTTCGACGGCGCCAATTTCGCGGACGTCCCCTTCCGCGGCGCGACCCTCAGGAGCGTGACGTTCCGCGGCGCGATCCTCACGAACGCCGCGTTCGAGTCGGCTGACGTGACGGGCTCGAACTTCCGCAGCGCGAACCTGAGCGGGGCCGATCTGAGCGGCGTCACCGACCTGACCTCTGCGATGCTGGCGGGCGCGACGACGGACAGCAGGACGAAGTTGCCGAGCGGCATCACGGTGCCGGCGGCCAGCTCGGAGGCGCCCCCGCCAGCACAGCCCTGA
- a CDS encoding ATP-binding protein, translating to MRFPLTLRARLVLAFALVSVPALLLLSAVTFGYVQRAYVNIKAQEVVSQVMNNVQAHYRANGTLAGLHPQEIPVAPAGAPVQMGHPDSPPPYLVLDPQRRVVVGVTGYPAGTVLDGAVQPILVDGQTIAYLYATGTPPTLDAQSRALLTRSGWLLAGLVTAVAGLAVLSGALLARRFLAPLGVLQDGVHRLTLGQSPRLHGAMPDGEWGELFRAFGAMTAELERRRIADRQFGADIAHELGTPLAVLRGTVEAMQDGTLPATPERLGRLQIQLSHLLHLSGDLRLLWLADAGDLRLNCENVTVTALLTDVQDAFRSAASERGVILDGPAVILPTALLDPVRITQVLHNLVQNALNHTPSGGRVTLTADQPAPGTLRIVVRDTGRGMAPEQLERVFDRLYRADDSRAAPGSGLGLSIARSLVAAHGGTLTLSSAPGAGTEATVTLPLSSTGDHL from the coding sequence ATGCGCTTCCCGCTGACCCTGCGCGCCCGGCTGGTGCTGGCCTTCGCGCTGGTCAGTGTCCCGGCGCTGCTGCTGCTCTCGGCCGTGACCTTCGGGTACGTCCAGCGCGCGTACGTGAACATCAAGGCGCAGGAAGTCGTCAGTCAGGTCATGAACAACGTGCAGGCGCACTACCGGGCGAACGGCACCCTCGCCGGCCTCCACCCGCAGGAGATCCCTGTGGCCCCGGCGGGAGCGCCGGTCCAGATGGGCCACCCGGACTCCCCGCCGCCCTACCTCGTGCTGGATCCGCAGCGGCGGGTGGTGGTCGGCGTGACCGGCTACCCGGCCGGGACGGTGCTGGACGGCGCCGTCCAGCCCATCCTCGTGGACGGACAGACCATCGCGTACCTGTACGCCACCGGCACGCCGCCCACCCTGGACGCGCAGAGCCGCGCGCTGCTCACCCGCAGCGGGTGGCTGCTGGCGGGGCTGGTGACGGCCGTGGCGGGCCTGGCGGTTCTGAGCGGCGCCCTGCTGGCCCGGCGCTTTCTCGCCCCGCTGGGAGTCCTCCAGGACGGCGTGCACCGCCTGACCCTCGGTCAGTCGCCTCGCCTGCACGGCGCCATGCCGGACGGCGAGTGGGGCGAGCTGTTCCGGGCCTTCGGCGCCATGACTGCCGAACTGGAGCGCCGCCGCATCGCCGACCGGCAGTTCGGGGCGGACATCGCGCATGAACTGGGCACGCCACTGGCGGTGCTGCGCGGCACGGTGGAGGCCATGCAGGACGGCACCCTGCCCGCCACGCCAGAACGGCTGGGCCGGCTCCAGATCCAGCTCTCGCACCTGCTGCACCTCAGCGGCGACCTGCGGCTGCTGTGGCTGGCAGACGCCGGAGACCTGCGTCTGAACTGCGAGAACGTGACGGTAACCGCGCTGCTGACCGACGTGCAGGACGCCTTCCGCAGCGCCGCCAGTGAGCGCGGCGTGATTCTGGACGGACCTGCGGTCATCCTGCCCACGGCCCTGCTCGATCCTGTGCGGATCACTCAGGTGCTGCACAACCTCGTACAGAACGCGCTGAACCACACGCCGTCCGGCGGCCGGGTCACGTTAACGGCCGATCAACCCGCGCCGGGCACGCTGCGGATCGTGGTGCGGGACACCGGGCGCGGCATGGCGCCAGAACAGCTTGAGCGCGTATTCGACCGCCTGTACCGCGCCGACGACTCGCGCGCCGCGCCCGGCAGCGGCCTGGGGCTGAGCATCGCCCGGTCGCTGGTGGCCGCGCACGGCGGCACCCTGACCCTGAGCAGTGCGCCCGGCGCGGGCACCGAGGCGACCGTCACCCTGCCCCTCAGCTCCACTGGAGACCACTTATGA
- a CDS encoding response regulator transcription factor has product MSAPAPHVLTVEDNPGLAELLREYLGAHGLRITGVSDGPGGLHAALHHAPDVVLLDVMLPGLGGLEVLRRLRLESDVPVLMLTARDGEADKVLALELGADDYLTKPFSMAELLARVRALLRRAAPAAPRGPLRHGPLTLDAHTRDVTVRGEPVKLTRVEFELLHVLLLSPRRVFTRSELLGHVQEDGGGSERTIDVHVRNLRAKLERDPARPELLETVYGVGYRLGDVP; this is encoded by the coding sequence ATGAGCGCTCCCGCCCCGCACGTCCTGACCGTCGAGGACAACCCGGGCCTGGCCGAGCTGCTGCGCGAGTACCTGGGAGCCCACGGCCTGCGGATCACGGGCGTGAGCGACGGCCCGGGCGGCCTGCACGCGGCACTGCACCACGCGCCGGACGTGGTGCTGCTGGACGTGATGCTGCCGGGCCTGGGCGGTCTGGAGGTGCTGCGGAGGCTGCGCCTGGAGTCGGACGTGCCGGTGCTGATGCTGACCGCGCGCGACGGCGAGGCCGACAAGGTGCTCGCGCTGGAACTGGGCGCGGACGACTACCTGACCAAGCCGTTCTCGATGGCGGAACTGCTGGCCCGTGTGCGCGCCCTGCTGAGACGCGCCGCGCCGGCCGCGCCACGCGGCCCGCTGCGGCACGGCCCGCTGACCCTGGATGCCCACACGCGCGACGTCACGGTGCGCGGCGAGCCCGTGAAGCTCACGAGGGTGGAGTTCGAGCTGCTGCATGTGCTGCTGCTCAGTCCGCGCCGCGTCTTCACCCGCTCGGAGCTGCTGGGCCACGTGCAGGAGGACGGCGGCGGCAGCGAGCGCACCATCGACGTGCACGTGCGCAACCTGCGCGCCAAGCTGGAACGCGATCCGGCGCGGCCCGAGCTGCTGGAGACGGTCTACGGCGTGGGCTACCGCCTGGGCGACGTGCCCTGA